In Ferribacterium limneticum, a genomic segment contains:
- a CDS encoding methyl-accepting chemotaxis protein gives MILFDKLSIRLRLLVMVGIGAIFGLILLSTALYSLNTFRNDTQLVAHDVERSTHALTLVSGAQNAFQAQLRGLKDMVIRNFMPEEFEKAQKEFLAERAKFWRQIEELEKIDAAGTIKGTGNLPAIRQQALELNKLYDDVIAENEAGMPKYTVMVDAALRGTEHQLIEQLAIAYQAISTATTALVSEASQLADRRFMASLILVLVVGLGGSAASLLLAAMLGGRILARLGGDLEPVVAATRRVAEGDLTGTIQSGKAAADSLVASVEAMQKRLRNLIGQVKLDAEKTSGNAQALSTSADDVAQAASAQSEAAALITAAIQELTVAISAMADSAGAAADAGRLTRDKASESGSIILEAISEIGNIATQAQLSTRTMGDLKQHTHEIARFAQEIKEISDQTNLLSLNAAIEAARAGEAGRGFAVVADEVRKLANHTADTTHKIENLVKLLDGAARETAEAVATTARLAEHGTQLASNASAAISTIKDNCERTMHATNDIVDVLAEQRQAAEQIARNTERVAQMIEQGAGAAAKSSTTAKEVASSAEGLRRATLQFSV, from the coding sequence ATGATCTTGTTCGACAAACTCTCCATTCGCCTGCGGCTGCTCGTCATGGTTGGCATCGGCGCCATTTTTGGCCTGATTTTGCTGTCGACCGCACTCTATTCGCTCAACACCTTTCGTAACGACACCCAGTTGGTGGCTCACGATGTTGAGCGCTCGACCCACGCCCTCACCCTCGTCAGTGGCGCCCAGAACGCCTTTCAGGCCCAGTTGCGCGGCCTGAAGGACATGGTCATTCGCAATTTCATGCCCGAAGAATTCGAGAAAGCCCAAAAAGAATTTCTCGCCGAGCGCGCCAAATTCTGGCGACAGATCGAGGAACTGGAAAAGATCGACGCTGCAGGAACGATCAAGGGAACCGGGAACCTGCCCGCAATCCGCCAGCAGGCACTGGAACTGAACAAGCTCTACGACGATGTAATCGCCGAGAACGAAGCCGGCATGCCCAAATATACTGTCATGGTGGACGCCGCCCTGCGCGGCACCGAGCACCAACTCATTGAACAACTGGCCATCGCCTACCAGGCCATCAGCACCGCCACGACCGCTCTGGTCAGTGAAGCCTCGCAGCTTGCCGACCGGCGCTTCATGGCCAGCCTGATCCTCGTCCTCGTCGTCGGCCTGGGTGGTTCGGCGGCCTCGCTGTTGCTCGCCGCGATGCTGGGCGGACGCATCCTGGCGCGGCTGGGCGGCGATCTCGAACCGGTCGTTGCCGCCACCCGTCGCGTTGCCGAAGGCGACCTGACCGGCACCATCCAGTCCGGCAAGGCTGCCGCCGACTCATTGGTCGCCTCCGTCGAGGCCATGCAGAAACGCCTGCGCAACCTGATCGGGCAAGTCAAGCTGGATGCGGAAAAGACCTCGGGCAACGCTCAGGCACTGAGCACCTCGGCGGACGATGTCGCCCAGGCGGCCAGCGCCCAAAGCGAAGCCGCAGCCCTGATCACGGCCGCCATCCAGGAACTGACCGTAGCCATCTCCGCCATGGCCGACAGCGCCGGCGCCGCCGCCGATGCAGGACGCCTGACCCGCGACAAGGCGAGCGAAAGCGGCAGCATCATTCTTGAAGCAATCAGCGAAATCGGCAACATCGCAACCCAGGCACAGCTATCGACCCGGACAATGGGCGACCTCAAGCAGCACACTCACGAAATCGCCCGATTTGCCCAGGAAATCAAGGAAATTTCCGACCAGACCAACCTGCTCTCGCTCAACGCCGCCATCGAGGCAGCGCGCGCCGGGGAAGCCGGGCGCGGCTTTGCCGTGGTCGCTGACGAAGTCCGCAAGCTCGCCAACCACACTGCCGACACCACGCACAAGATCGAAAATCTGGTCAAACTGCTCGACGGCGCGGCCCGGGAAACCGCCGAAGCGGTCGCCACGACAGCCCGTCTCGCCGAGCATGGAACCCAGCTCGCGTCAAATGCCAGCGCTGCAATCTCGACCATCAAGGACAACTGCGAGCGCACGATGCACGCCACCAACGACATCGTCGATGTCCTCGCCGAGCAGCGTCAAGCTGCCGAGCAGATCGCCCGGAACACCGAGCGTGTCGCCCAGATGATCGAACAAGGCGCCGGTGCCGCCGCCAAATCGTCCACCACTGCAAAGGAAGTAGCCTCGTCGGCCGAAGGCCTGCGCAGGGCGACGCTGCAGTTCAGCGTCTGA
- a CDS encoding TIGR03118 family protein: MNKFASRYCTVLALAVSSLIAHSAYAAGSNAYQQTNLVANDAKYSPTVMVDPNLVNPWGIALRPPGAGGHFWTSNAGTGTTTTYIGDVPGLPLYQDGLKVVSIATSAYDKIPYETGADGIAQVTGQVYNAASDYAGQPVEFFVSGPAINYSNGSNYGTDSGSAKFIFVTQDGTINAWRTKTDPGMLEAVVVKDYSMASSIIPGTQAPGQRRPGFNGVALTTDRWTLDANGNKVADNRLYVADFANGNIMTFDNKWNDISASTPFARPADLSEVWMPFNVQQLSDGRIYVAWAENSLEIDEPTEEVPGAGIGRIVAYDRDGNMLQDYTDHSLLNDPWGMVIAPEGFGAFSGALLVANFGDGTIAAYDRVSGASLGYLRDANGNVISIDGIWGLTFGNGVHLGEATSLYFTAGPDEERDGIFGKLTVAAVPEPESYAMLLAGLGLIGLVSRRQRT; the protein is encoded by the coding sequence ATGAACAAGTTCGCTTCCCGCTACTGCACGGTACTCGCGCTGGCCGTCAGCAGCCTGATCGCCCACAGCGCGTACGCGGCAGGCAGCAATGCCTACCAGCAAACCAACCTCGTCGCCAACGACGCCAAATACAGCCCGACCGTCATGGTCGACCCCAATCTGGTCAATCCCTGGGGTATTGCCCTGCGCCCGCCCGGCGCCGGCGGCCATTTCTGGACCAGCAATGCCGGCACCGGCACAACCACCACCTACATCGGTGACGTACCCGGCCTGCCGCTCTATCAGGACGGCCTCAAGGTCGTTTCCATCGCCACCAGCGCCTACGACAAGATACCCTATGAAACAGGCGCCGACGGTATCGCCCAGGTTACTGGCCAAGTTTACAACGCGGCCAGCGATTACGCCGGACAACCCGTCGAATTCTTTGTCAGCGGCCCGGCTATCAACTATTCGAACGGCAGCAACTACGGGACTGATTCCGGTTCGGCCAAATTCATCTTCGTCACCCAGGACGGCACCATCAATGCCTGGCGTACCAAGACCGATCCCGGCATGCTCGAAGCCGTCGTCGTCAAGGACTACTCGATGGCCAGCAGCATTATCCCCGGGACGCAGGCGCCCGGTCAGCGCCGCCCCGGCTTCAACGGCGTGGCGCTGACTACCGACCGCTGGACGCTCGATGCCAACGGCAACAAGGTGGCGGACAACCGGCTTTATGTCGCCGATTTCGCCAATGGAAACATCATGACCTTCGACAACAAGTGGAACGACATCTCGGCGTCGACACCCTTCGCCCGTCCGGCCGATCTCTCCGAGGTCTGGATGCCGTTCAATGTGCAGCAGCTTTCCGATGGCCGGATTTACGTCGCCTGGGCAGAGAATTCGCTGGAAATCGACGAGCCGACCGAAGAAGTTCCCGGCGCCGGCATCGGCCGCATCGTCGCCTATGATCGCGACGGCAACATGTTGCAGGACTACACGGACCACAGCCTGCTCAACGATCCGTGGGGCATGGTCATTGCACCGGAAGGTTTCGGTGCCTTCAGCGGCGCCCTGCTGGTTGCCAACTTCGGCGACGGCACCATCGCCGCCTACGACCGCGTCAGCGGCGCTTCGCTCGGTTATCTCCGTGACGCCAACGGCAACGTCATCAGCATCGATGGCATCTGGGGCCTGACCTTCGGCAACGGTGTGCATCTCGGTGAGGCGACGAGCCTTTACTTCACCGCCGGCCCCGACGAGGAACGTGACGGCATCTTCGGCAAACTGACCGTCGCCGCCGTGCCGGAACCGGAAAGCTACGCCATGTTGCTGGCCGGTCTCGGCCTGATTGGCCTGGTCTCCCGGCGCCAGCGCACTTAA
- a CDS encoding permease, which produces MEWMITALQGGLASLASYLAAHVLLCLVPAFFIAGALSALVPQQSIVRFLGPNTSKWVSYPAAAGAGSLLAVCSCTIQPLFAGIYKKGAGLGPAITFLFFAPAANILALAYTGVALGADFAIARIVLALSFGIGIGMIMAALFREGDLARLAEVETFSAGEGIPKRTLLFLGALVALLIAGTLKLDFLTAGLLHVEMPWAGAAAVQAGLDQLVPVNEAAGAEGLSLQGLILIALLGAIGVFAWKGLGQVDNGFNRLTPVALALTALTLAFAALGMRVTETGVLLTVTGRTLAVSALCLAIWPLARRFDGWDVQQWLWETWRFVKQIFPLLVVGVFLVGIIRVFIQPEWIRSIAGANTVLANLAGVVFGVFMYFPTLVEVPIAKMFLSLGMHPGPLIAYLMADPELSLQSILITTAIIGKLKAWTYVGLVALFSTLAGLTYGAWVDGTSLLILAPGVIGFVALIVTSLHLIERGRQATKKE; this is translated from the coding sequence ATGGAATGGATGATCACCGCATTACAGGGCGGCCTGGCCAGCCTGGCCTCCTATCTCGCGGCCCACGTCCTGCTCTGCCTGGTGCCGGCCTTCTTCATCGCCGGCGCCCTGTCCGCACTGGTGCCGCAGCAATCGATCGTTCGTTTTCTCGGGCCGAATACCTCGAAATGGGTGTCGTATCCGGCCGCGGCCGGGGCAGGCAGCCTGCTTGCCGTCTGCTCGTGCACCATCCAGCCGCTGTTCGCCGGCATCTACAAAAAGGGCGCCGGGCTCGGGCCGGCCATCACCTTCCTGTTCTTCGCCCCGGCCGCCAACATCCTGGCCCTGGCCTACACCGGCGTGGCGCTTGGCGCCGACTTTGCCATTGCCCGCATCGTGCTCGCCTTATCCTTCGGCATTGGCATCGGGATGATCATGGCGGCGCTGTTCCGTGAGGGCGATCTCGCCCGTCTGGCCGAAGTCGAGACTTTCTCGGCTGGCGAAGGCATTCCAAAACGCACGCTGCTTTTCCTTGGCGCCCTCGTCGCCTTGCTGATTGCCGGCACGCTGAAGCTTGATTTTCTGACCGCTGGCCTGCTGCACGTCGAAATGCCTTGGGCTGGCGCCGCCGCCGTTCAGGCCGGGCTTGACCAACTGGTGCCGGTCAACGAGGCGGCCGGGGCCGAAGGACTGAGCCTGCAAGGCCTGATCCTGATCGCCTTGCTCGGCGCCATCGGTGTTTTTGCCTGGAAAGGGCTGGGCCAGGTCGACAACGGTTTCAATCGCCTGACCCCGGTCGCCCTGGCACTCACCGCGCTGACCCTGGCCTTCGCCGCGCTCGGCATGCGCGTCACCGAAACCGGCGTGCTGCTCACCGTGACCGGCAGAACGCTCGCCGTGTCCGCCCTTTGTCTCGCCATCTGGCCGCTGGCCCGGCGTTTCGATGGGTGGGACGTGCAGCAATGGCTGTGGGAAACCTGGCGTTTCGTGAAGCAGATTTTCCCGCTGCTTGTCGTTGGCGTTTTTCTCGTCGGCATCATCCGCGTCTTCATCCAGCCCGAGTGGATACGCAGCATCGCCGGCGCCAATACCGTTCTGGCCAATCTGGCCGGCGTCGTTTTCGGCGTCTTCATGTACTTCCCGACCCTGGTCGAAGTGCCCATCGCCAAGATGTTCCTGTCGCTCGGCATGCACCCCGGGCCGCTCATCGCCTACCTGATGGCCGACCCCGAGCTGTCGCTGCAGAGCATTTTGATTACCACCGCCATCATCGGCAAGCTCAAGGCGTGGACTTACGTTGGCCTGGTCGCGCTGTTCTCGACCCTGGCCGGGCTGACCTACGGTGCCTGGGTCGATGGCACATCCTTGCTCATACTGGCACCGGGCGTGATCGGCTTCGTCGCGCTGATCGTCACCTCGCTGCACCTGATCGAACGTGGCCGCCAGGCCACAAAAAAGGAGTGA
- the arsB gene encoding ACR3 family arsenite efflux transporter, whose amino-acid sequence MSVQCEITAKAAAGAPMSFFERYLTIWVFLCIVTGIVVGQFAPTLFQAIGRMEVAQVNLPVGLLIWVMIIPMLVKVDFGAMAEMKQHVRGIGVTLFVNWLVKPFSMAFLGWLFIRNLFAPMLPADQLDSYIAGLILLAAAPCTAMVFVWSRLTNGHPLFTLSQVALNDTIMVFAFAPLVAFLLGISAITVPWDTLLTSVVLYIVIPVVIAQLWRKALLAKGQGAFDAAMEKIGPWSITALLATLVLLFAFQGEAILRQPLIIGLLAVPILIQVFFNSALAYWLNRKVGEKHNVACPSALIGASNFFELAVAAAISLFGFESGAALATVVGVLIEVPAMLLVVKVVNSTKGWYEAG is encoded by the coding sequence ATGTCAGTCCAATGTGAAATCACCGCCAAAGCCGCCGCCGGCGCGCCGATGAGCTTCTTCGAGCGTTACCTGACCATCTGGGTCTTCCTCTGCATCGTCACCGGCATCGTCGTCGGCCAGTTCGCGCCGACCCTCTTCCAGGCCATCGGCCGCATGGAGGTCGCCCAGGTCAATCTGCCGGTCGGGCTGCTCATCTGGGTCATGATCATCCCGATGCTGGTCAAGGTCGATTTCGGCGCCATGGCCGAAATGAAGCAGCACGTTCGCGGCATCGGCGTCACGCTGTTCGTGAACTGGCTGGTCAAGCCGTTCTCGATGGCCTTCCTCGGCTGGCTGTTCATCCGCAACCTGTTCGCACCGATGCTGCCGGCCGATCAGCTCGACAGCTACATCGCCGGCCTCATCCTGCTTGCCGCAGCGCCATGTACGGCCATGGTTTTCGTCTGGAGCCGGCTGACCAACGGCCATCCGCTATTCACGCTGTCGCAGGTCGCCCTCAACGACACCATCATGGTCTTCGCCTTTGCCCCGCTCGTCGCTTTCCTGCTCGGCATCTCGGCGATTACCGTGCCCTGGGACACATTGCTGACCTCGGTCGTGCTGTACATTGTCATTCCGGTCGTGATCGCCCAACTCTGGCGCAAAGCCTTGCTCGCCAAGGGGCAGGGCGCCTTCGACGCCGCCATGGAGAAAATCGGCCCGTGGTCCATAACCGCCTTGCTCGCCACGCTGGTGCTGCTCTTCGCCTTCCAGGGCGAAGCCATCCTGCGTCAGCCGCTGATCATTGGCCTGCTCGCCGTGCCCATCCTGATCCAGGTTTTCTTCAACTCGGCGCTGGCCTACTGGCTCAACCGCAAGGTCGGCGAGAAACACAATGTCGCCTGCCCGTCGGCCTTGATCGGCGCCAGCAATTTCTTCGAACTGGCCGTCGCGGCCGCCATCAGCCTGTTCGGCTTCGAGTCGGGGGCGGCGCTGGCTACCGTGGTCGGCGTGCTGATCGAGGTGCCGGCCATGCTGCTCGTCGTCAAGGTCGTCAATTCGACCAAGGGGTGGTACGAAGCAGGTTAG
- a CDS encoding thioredoxin family protein, translating into MLIKILGSGCAKCNRLEQLTREAVAELGVEASFEHVTEMDKIMAYPIMTTPALVVDEVVKVSGRMPSKDELLGWLKAG; encoded by the coding sequence ATGCTGATCAAGATTCTCGGCAGCGGTTGCGCCAAGTGCAACCGCCTCGAACAACTGACCCGCGAAGCGGTGGCCGAACTTGGCGTTGAGGCGAGCTTCGAACACGTAACCGAGATGGACAAGATCATGGCCTATCCGATCATGACCACGCCGGCACTCGTCGTCGATGAAGTGGTCAAGGTCTCCGGCCGCATGCCGAGCAAGGATGAACTGCTCGGCTGGCTGAAAGCAGGCTAG
- a CDS encoding arsenate reductase ArsC yields MSNLKTVLVLCTGNSCRSQMGEAIINHDLAGLVRGISAGTKPQPKVADGAIEALKLAGLPTEGLYAKDVEAVMDEPIDLVVSVCDNAKETCPIFPRPVPRIHLPFHDPHGEPLESFITVRDDISARLIPAVRAALGL; encoded by the coding sequence ATGTCGAATCTCAAAACTGTCCTCGTGCTGTGCACCGGCAACTCCTGTCGCTCGCAGATGGGCGAAGCGATCATCAACCACGATCTGGCCGGCCTGGTGCGCGGCATTTCGGCCGGCACCAAGCCGCAGCCCAAGGTGGCCGATGGCGCCATCGAGGCGCTCAAGCTGGCCGGCCTGCCGACCGAGGGGCTTTACGCCAAGGATGTCGAAGCCGTCATGGACGAGCCCATCGACCTCGTGGTCAGCGTCTGCGACAACGCCAAGGAAACCTGCCCGATCTTCCCGCGTCCGGTACCGCGCATTCACCTGCCGTTCCACGACCCGCATGGCGAACCGCTGGAAAGTTTCATCACCGTCCGGGATGACATCAGCGCCCGCCTGATCCCCGCCGTGCGCGCCGCGCTGGGCCTCTAA
- a CDS encoding SAM-dependent methyltransferase, translating to MDIPRIFNITESAHRIHNPFTPDKFATLGAALRLEPGARVLDLGSGSGEMLCTWARDHGVSGTGIDMSQLFSEQAKLRAEELGVTHQVKFIHADAAGYVSDEKVDVAACIGATWIAGGVAGTIELLARSLRSGGIILIGEPYWRQLPPSEDIAKGCLANSISDFLVLPDLISSFGPLGYDVVEMVLANQDGWDRYEAAKWLTMRRWLDANPDDELANEVRAQLTSEPKRHAAYTREYLGWGVFALMPR from the coding sequence ATGGACATCCCCCGAATATTCAACATCACTGAAAGCGCTCACCGCATCCATAACCCGTTCACACCCGACAAGTTCGCCACGCTCGGCGCGGCGTTGCGTCTGGAGCCTGGGGCACGGGTGCTCGACCTCGGAAGCGGTTCGGGGGAGATGCTGTGCACCTGGGCGCGCGATCATGGGGTCTCCGGCACTGGCATCGACATGAGCCAGTTGTTTTCCGAGCAAGCGAAACTTCGTGCGGAAGAACTCGGCGTTACACATCAAGTCAAGTTCATTCATGCCGATGCGGCGGGTTATGTCTCTGACGAGAAGGTCGACGTGGCTGCCTGCATTGGCGCTACCTGGATCGCTGGAGGTGTGGCTGGCACTATTGAACTACTGGCGCGAAGCCTGCGTAGCGGAGGGATCATCCTCATTGGCGAGCCGTACTGGCGGCAATTGCCACCTTCTGAGGATATTGCCAAGGGGTGTCTTGCCAACTCAATTTCTGATTTCCTCGTGCTTCCTGACCTTATCTCGTCTTTTGGCCCGCTCGGCTACGACGTGGTTGAAATGGTTCTGGCTAACCAGGACGGTTGGGACAGATACGAAGCAGCCAAATGGCTCACCATGCGCCGGTGGCTTGATGCCAATCCCGACGACGAGTTGGCCAACGAGGTTCGCGCCCAGCTGACCTCGGAACCCAAGCGCCACGCGGCTTACACGCGTGAATACTTGGGCTGGGGTGTGTTTGCGCTGATGCCGCGGTGA
- a CDS encoding SRPBCC family protein — MTTGTVKLHRVLRADPERIYRAFLDADAMAKWLPPYGFTCKVHHLDASVGGSFRMSFTNFTTGNGHSFGGDYLELLPNEKIRYTDKFDDPNLPGEMQTTVSLKAVSCGTELSIVQEGIPAVIPTEMCYLGWQESLEQLARLVEPNIPD, encoded by the coding sequence ATGACTACAGGAACGGTCAAGCTTCACCGCGTTCTGCGGGCGGATCCGGAGCGCATTTATCGGGCTTTTCTCGATGCCGATGCCATGGCCAAATGGCTGCCGCCCTACGGTTTTACGTGCAAGGTGCACCATCTGGACGCCTCTGTCGGCGGCTCTTTCCGGATGTCGTTCACCAACTTTACGACAGGCAACGGCCATTCGTTTGGCGGTGATTACCTTGAACTGCTGCCCAACGAGAAAATCCGCTACACCGACAAATTCGACGACCCGAACCTGCCCGGCGAAATGCAGACGACGGTCAGCCTGAAAGCCGTCTCCTGCGGCACCGAGTTGAGCATCGTGCAGGAAGGCATCCCGGCGGTCATCCCGACCGAGATGTGCTACCTCGGCTGGCAGGAATCGCTCGAACAGCTGGCCAGGCTGGTCGAGCCGAACATTCCGGACTGA
- a CDS encoding ArsR/SmtB family transcription factor, with the protein METLNAAELLAALGHESRLAIFRLLVEAGPTGVNASAIGEQLGMAPATLSFHLAHLSRVGLIAGERESRFIHYSANFATMDDLIAFLTSNCCQGEACLPKTTCCDTTEKRRAKTGKTA; encoded by the coding sequence ATGGAAACGTTAAACGCCGCCGAACTCCTCGCCGCCCTCGGCCACGAATCCCGTCTGGCCATCTTTCGCCTGCTTGTCGAAGCCGGGCCGACTGGCGTCAACGCCAGTGCCATTGGCGAACAACTGGGCATGGCGCCGGCCACGCTGTCCTTTCACTTGGCGCATCTGAGCCGGGTCGGGCTGATCGCTGGCGAACGCGAAAGCCGCTTCATCCACTACTCGGCCAACTTCGCCACGATGGATGACCTGATCGCCTTCCTGACGAGCAACTGCTGCCAGGGCGAAGCCTGCCTGCCGAAAACCACCTGCTGCGACACCACCGAAAAGCGTCGCGCCAAAACCGGAAAGACCGCCTGA